A single window of Neospora caninum Liverpool complete genome, chromosome XII DNA harbors:
- a CDS encoding putative RNA polymerase, translated as MPRSRSPLSSDALLLAQAASSLVVPLGSDVAFASPAAASGPPACQRLLHQSPQSLDDSVEYFALLHRLGDDAQTLPGPPKFVYQSAGFRPTCDASADKGATDRRLGGMGGVSCSSGISYDWLLALGCLNCGRTVTVADDLLPTLEDLDASASLTCRGCGHRIVPLHGANESDALVDCMHAGRHRRKAPTQTETQRDETKREETKEKSSGQEARDREEAPACTALGEDGIYLFGQRKQHRLGDFSKRWWKQRFLGERFGERLLEQQLRLVQAFSGAKKGVICKETCEACGHGEAFFSTFQARSADEGMTVMYECVKCGHRRVFNN; from the coding sequence atgcctcgctctcgctctcctctctcctcagaCGCGCTGCTCCTGGCGCAggctgcctcgtcgctggtCGTGCCTCTGGGCTCGGACGtggccttcgcgtctcccgcggcCGCGTCTGGGCCGCCTGCGTGCCAGCGGCTGCTGCATCAATCGCCGCAGTCTCTCGACGACTCGGTGGAGTACTTTGCCTTACTCCACCGTTTGGGAGACGATGCCCAGACTCTCCCGGGCCCTCCAAAGTTCGTCTACCAGAGCGCGGGCTTTCGGCCGACCTGCGACGCAAGCGCAGACAAAGGCGCGACAGACCGACGTCTGGGAGGGATGGGCGGCGTCTCTTGCTCCTCGGGGATCTCCTATGACTGGTTGCTGGCATTGGGGTGCCTGAACTGCGGTCGAACCGTCACCGTCGCGGACGACCTTCTGCCGACTCTCGAAGACCTcgacgcgtctgcctctctgacGTGTCGGGGATGCGGCCACCGCATTGTTCCGCTCCATGGCGCAAACGAGTCAGACGCGCTCgtcgactgcatgcatgcgggtCGCCACAGGCGCAAGGCCCCAACgcaaacggagacgcagagggatgagacgaagagggaggagacgaaggagaaaagctCTGGCCAGGAGGCAAGAGACCGGGAGgaggcgcctgcatgcacggctctcggcgaagacggcatTTATCTCTTCggccagagaaaacagcaTCGGCTGGGCGACTTCTCCAAGCGATGGTGGAAGCAAAGATTCCTCGGCGAACGGTTCGGCGAGCGGCTGCTGGAGCAGCAACTCCGCCTCGTCCAGGCCTTCTCtggggcgaagaagggcgtGATTTGCAAGGAAACCTGCGAAGCCTGCGGCCACGGCGaagccttcttctcgacctTCCAGGCGCGAAGCGCAGATGAAGGCATGACGGTCATGTACGAGTGCGTCAAGTGCGGCCACCGCCGAGTCTTCAACAACTGA